Below is a window of Shewanella khirikhana DNA.
CGCCTTGGAAAGGTGACTGCGGACCTGGGGGCTAAGGTGCTGCCCGGGGAAAAACTAACGTTGACCATAATTCATATCCTTTCAGCGAGACAGTTTAGCTAAAAACTCACTGTGAAGTGGTAGCGATGAGAGCGCGCGCTGCTGAATTTTATGTATATTTTCAAGATATTCGGCAAGCTCAGGCCCCGGCACTGTATCAGCTATCGGGGCGTGGCTTATCGGTACCAATCCTTGCCCCAACAGCACCTGTTGCCAGGCAAGGGCAGAGAAGAGTTCATCCGAGTGGCGCTCCAGGCTGCCGTTTTCGGCAAAAAGCGCCATCCGGCGGGCCAGGCTTTCGGGCAATGTCAGCGCCGCCCGGGCGCGCCAGAAGGGCTCATCCCGCCGGTTCAGCACATAGTGAAGCAGGATAAAGTCCCGAATTTCTTCAAATTCTTGCTGTGATGCGCGATTAAAGCCGTCGCGGCTGGCCTTGAAATCACTGCTGGCGGGGAAGAAGCGCACCAACTGCAGCAGCGCCGATTGCACCAGATGGATGCTGGTGCTCTCCAGCGGCTCCAGAAAGCCGCTGGACAGGCCAATGGCGACACAGTTACCGGCCCACTGCTGTTTACGCCTGCCGGTGGTAAAACGGATGCGCCTTGGCTCGCCAAGTGGCTTGCCATCCAGGCTTGCAAGCAGCCTGGCTTCGGCCTCATCGTCTGAGATGAACTCGCTGGAGTAGACTACGCCATTGCCGGTGCGATGATTGAGCGGGATCCGCCAGCGCCAGCCAGCTTCAAAGGCAATTGATTGGGTGTAAGGGGTCAGTGGCTCGGTGCGCTCAGAAGGCACGGCTATGGCGCGGTTGCAGGGCAGCAGCGCGCTATAGTCATCAAAACCTGCACCCAGCGCCTCTTCAATCAGCAGCGCCTTCATGCCGGAGCAATCGATGTAAAAATCGGCGCTGAGCACCTCACCGTTTGTTAAGCTGACCGAGGCGATGCGCCGCTCGTGATGGCTGTGCTCAAGATCCACCGAGGCGATATGACCCTCGATGTGGGTCACGCCGCGCGCCGTGCTGTAGTCCTTAAGGAAGGCGCCATAGAGCCCGGCATCAAAGTGGTAGGCGTGGGTGAGGCCGGAAAGCGGCGTGCCATGAATCTGCGCCATTGGCGCGAAGCGATTGGCCTTGGCGGCCTGGCTGTTGAGTGAGTAGCGCCAGAAGTCGCTCGCCGGGTTGGCACTATTGCCGGTATCGCCACTGCCAAGAAAGCGTTTCAGCCACAGCTGATGAAAGGGGATAAGCCCCAGATCTTTGCCCATGGCGCCAAAGGCATGCATGTAGCAGCTGTGTTTGTCGCCCCAGCCCTGAAATTCGATCCCCAGCTTGATGCTGCCCTGGGTGTGGCGCAAAAACTCGGCTTCGTCGATGCCAAGGGCCTGATTAAACAGCGTCAGCGGCGGAATGCTCGCCTCGCCAACCCCAATGGTGCCGACTTCGCTGGACTCCACCAGGGTGATTGCAAGCCTGCCTTTAAAAACTCTGGCCAGCAGGGCGGCGCTCATCCAGCCGGCGCTGCCTCCACCAACAATCAGTACCGAGGTAATGGCGCTGTGCTTTTCTGTCATCTGCTTTCCCCCTTGCAGCCATCGCAATGTTAACTGAACGTTATCAGGCAATGGCGGATAAAAAAATGCCCTCACCGAAGGCGAGGGCAATCAGGGAGCCGCGTGGCTTAGAACTTGTAGTTCACGCCCAGCATAAAGTTGCGGCCATAGTTCTGGTAATCACGCACGAAGCGCTTGTCATCGCCGAAGTAGGAGATGAACGGCTCGTTGGTGAGGTTGTTTACCTGCAGCAGCACAGACAGGCCGTACAGTGCATCGATACCACTCTCAGAGAAGTCGTAACCAATCTGCGCGTCCACTACGGTTTCGGCCATGATGTTCACGTTTTCGCGCTGCAGACTGATCTTGGTCACTTCACCGAGGAAGTCTGAGCGGTAGCGTGAGCTGACTCGTGCCTGGAAGCCACTGTTTTCATAGTACATGGTGGCGTTGAAGGTCTTCTCAGACAGGCCGGGCAGTGTGGTTGGCTCTGAATCGGCGGTTTCTTTCACCTCGCTTTCGTTGTAGGTACCGCTCAGGTACACACCGAAGCCTTCCATTGCCGGGGCAAAGTAGCCGAAGTCCAGCTGCACAGTGGCTTCGATACCGCGGATATAGCCGCCGTTACCGTTTTGAGGCTGGGTAACGTTACCGATTGGGTTGCCTGGTACGTCAGGGAAGACTTCACCGAAGTTGAAGTTGCTTTGCTGATCGAAAATGTAGTTTTCCAGATCCTTGTAGAACATGGCCACCGAGAAGTAACCCTGATCGGCAAAGTAGTTCTCGTAGCTGATGTCGTACTGGCGGGCCAGCCAAGGACGCAGCATAGGGTTACCGGCGCCGCCGCTCCAGTTCACGCCATCGGTTGGATTGGCGTTGTAGCTGAAGTTGACGTTGGCATTCATCTTGTCCATGCGGGCACGGGTCAGGGTACGGGCGGCCGCAAGGCGCACCACCTGATCTTCGGCCACTTCCAGAGTCAGGTTCATGCTTGGCAGCCACTCAAGGTAGCTGTCGCCGGCATTGATTGGGGTTTTCACCACTGAGCCTGAATCAACAGTTGCCACTGTGCCGTCGGAGCTCTGATCGGTGTGCACTGCCTGCACCCCGAAGTTACCGGTCAGCGGCAGACCGCCGATTTCGGTTTCCATGTTGGCCATCACGAAGGCGGTGGTGACTTCTTCGTACACCTTCCAGGAGTTGGTGGCGCGGCTCAAGTCCACGGTATCGGCGTTGGTTTCGATGTAGTTGCCATCGTTGTAGAACGCCAGTGAGTCGTAGCTCAGCATGTCACCCATGCCGAAGAATTCCAGCGAGGTTGGGTCCAGCAGGTACTTTTCAGGCACAGTGAGCATGTCTGGGTACTGTTTCAGGGTGAGGTAGAAGCCCTGATCCAGCTTGCTCTTTTCACGTTCGGTGTAGTTTACGCCAAACTCGATGCTGCGCACGGCGCCGTCATCGAAGGTGTATTCGGCGGCAAGACGTATCGATTTCAGTTCATCATCGATTTCTGGCTTGTTGATAAAGCCGTCCTGACTGTCGGTGCCGATGGGGTTACCCCAGCTGAAGGCGCCGCCCAGCTTGATCAGCGCCGGATCGGCGTAATCCAGATTGTGGCTGAACTGATAACGGCCATCGCCATCGTACATGAAGCCCAGGGTATCGGTGGCGCCATTGCCATTACCACGGCCAGTGCCGCTGTAGCTTTCCATACCTATGTCGGTACGGCTGGCACGGGAGAGGGCGATATCGGCTTCAACTGCCCAGTTGTTGTTGATTTGATACTGGTTATTCCAACCGATAGACAGGGCATCGGCGTCGCGGGTGTTAACGTCGTTACGTACAACCACACCGGCATCGTTGATAACGCCTTCGGTTACCAGACCATCGGCAGAGGTGGTGGCGGTGATGCCGGTGTTACCCCAGCCTGCACCCCACTGACCGGGAATTTCGATACCGCGCAGCAGCTGCTGATCTTTAAATTTGGAATAGTAGAGGTCGAACAGGCTGTGGAACTTATCGTTTGGTTGATACTCAACCACGGCCAGTACACCGTCACGCTCGAGTTCGCTTGAGCGTACGAATGGCTTGGCGCCGCCCAGTACTTTGGGGTTGTTGGCATCATAGTCCAGCTCTGGGTAACCCCAGGCCTGCCAGCGCTCTTCCTGGTTGGGTGAACTCATGCGGGCATAACCCACGGCTACACCCAAGGTGTCGTCCAGGAACTGATCCACATAAGAGAAGTTGAAGCGGTAGCCCTTGTCGGTGCTGTCGCTGTTAAGGGCGCCCAAATCGTTATATTCACCACGGGCACCGACGACGAATGTCTGTTCGCCATGGGCGAGGGGACTGATGGTACGCATATCGACGGTACCACCAATGGACTGCGCCATCAGGGTTGCATCCGGGGTCTTGTAGACCACCACCTGATCGAGCAGTTCTGAAGGATATTGGTCAAATTCAACGCCACGGTTGTCGTTTACCGACGCTTGTTCACGGCCATTAAGAGTCGCTGTGGTGAAATCCGGGCCCAGACCGCGGATAGAAATCACGTTGGCGCGGCCATCGAGACGCTGAGCGGCAACGCCGGGCAGGCGGGCCAGAGATTCAGCGATACTCACATCCGGCAGCTTACCGATATCTTCGCTGGAAATGGCTTCCACCACAGAGGAGTTGGCCATTTTGGTGGCCTGGGACTCTTGCAGTGAGCGGCGGATACCTGTTACCTGGATGACCTCAATCGGCTCTTCATTGGCAGTTTGTGTCTTGGCAGCTTCTTCGGCGCCATAGCTTGACATGCTTGCGCCGGCGGCAATAAGCGCCAGGGTGAGCACACTTGGTTTAAATTGCATCATTCATCTTTCCCCTTTGTGTCGCCGGGCCTAGGGTGCCTGCGAACCTGAAGTGTTGGGACAACAGTCTTTGTTTATTGGTGTTATTGGGCATCCAAGCACTTAATTGACTGCATAAGAGCTGTTTTTATGACCAACATGTTGCGCAACGGTGAAGATACTACTCCCGCCTTATTTGGCTTCACAACCGAGTGCATACGTATTCAAAGACTGCCCCCGGGGTTAGCCACTGCATCAAGGGGCTGGTCTCAACAAGCGATTAACAAATCGCCTGATGTCTAACATGATGATAATTATAGATTAATAATGTCAGGTTTGCTGTGGCCGTACGCATCGATACTGTGCATACGTATGCAGGTGTATTGCTGGGGGTTTTGCTTGTCACGTATCCTCCATGCAACATGAAACCGAGTCAGCCACGCTTACCAAAAGGCAACAATCGGCCAACAGGCAAGTGGGGTAAAAGCCGTAAGGGCTTCAATAAGAAGAAAGAAAAGGGGCGAGAATGAGCAATACTCCCTGGTGGCGCGGCGCTGCCATTTATCAGATTTATCCGCGCAGCCTGCAGGATACCAACGGCGACGGCATTGGCGATCTGAAAGGGATCATCCAGCGCCTGGATTACATCGCCAGCCTGAATGTGGATGCCATCTGGATCTCGCCTTTCTTCCGCTCGCCGATGAAGGACTTTGGCTACGACATCAGTGACTACCTGGATGTCGACCCCATGTTCGGCACCATGGCCGACTTCGATGAACTGATTGCCAAGGCGCACTCACTTGGCCTGAAAGTGGTTATCGACCAGGTATTAAGCCATACCTCTGATGAACACGCCTGGTTTGCCGAGAGCCGCCAGAGCCGAGATAATCCCAAGGCCGACTGGTATGTGTGGGCCGATCCCCGCGAAGACGGCACGGCGCCCAACAACTGGCTGGCCATTTTCGGTGGCTGCGCCTGGGAGTGGGAACCAAGACGCCAGCAGTACTATCTGCATAACTTCCTTAAAAGCCAGCCCGATCTTAATTTCCATTGTGAAGCCGTGCGCCGCGCCGTGCTCGATAACGTCGAGTTCTGGCTCAAAAAGGGCGTGGATGGTTTCCGTCTCGATGCCATCACTTTCTGCTTCCATGACGCCGAGCTTCGCGACAATCCCGCCAAACCCGCTGACAAGCGTCAGGGCCGGGGCTTCTCGGAAGACAATCCTTACGCCTATCAGTACCACTGGTACAACAATGAACG
It encodes the following:
- a CDS encoding tryptophan halogenase family protein, with the protein product MTEKHSAITSVLIVGGGSAGWMSAALLARVFKGRLAITLVESSEVGTIGVGEASIPPLTLFNQALGIDEAEFLRHTQGSIKLGIEFQGWGDKHSCYMHAFGAMGKDLGLIPFHQLWLKRFLGSGDTGNSANPASDFWRYSLNSQAAKANRFAPMAQIHGTPLSGLTHAYHFDAGLYGAFLKDYSTARGVTHIEGHIASVDLEHSHHERRIASVSLTNGEVLSADFYIDCSGMKALLIEEALGAGFDDYSALLPCNRAIAVPSERTEPLTPYTQSIAFEAGWRWRIPLNHRTGNGVVYSSEFISDDEAEARLLASLDGKPLGEPRRIRFTTGRRKQQWAGNCVAIGLSSGFLEPLESTSIHLVQSALLQLVRFFPASSDFKASRDGFNRASQQEFEEIRDFILLHYVLNRRDEPFWRARAALTLPESLARRMALFAENGSLERHSDELFSALAWQQVLLGQGLVPISHAPIADTVPGPELAEYLENIHKIQQRALSSLPLHSEFLAKLSR
- a CDS encoding TonB-dependent receptor, producing MMQFKPSVLTLALIAAGASMSSYGAEEAAKTQTANEEPIEVIQVTGIRRSLQESQATKMANSSVVEAISSEDIGKLPDVSIAESLARLPGVAAQRLDGRANVISIRGLGPDFTTATLNGREQASVNDNRGVEFDQYPSELLDQVVVYKTPDATLMAQSIGGTVDMRTISPLAHGEQTFVVGARGEYNDLGALNSDSTDKGYRFNFSYVDQFLDDTLGVAVGYARMSSPNQEERWQAWGYPELDYDANNPKVLGGAKPFVRSSELERDGVLAVVEYQPNDKFHSLFDLYYSKFKDQQLLRGIEIPGQWGAGWGNTGITATTSADGLVTEGVINDAGVVVRNDVNTRDADALSIGWNNQYQINNNWAVEADIALSRASRTDIGMESYSGTGRGNGNGATDTLGFMYDGDGRYQFSHNLDYADPALIKLGGAFSWGNPIGTDSQDGFINKPEIDDELKSIRLAAEYTFDDGAVRSIEFGVNYTEREKSKLDQGFYLTLKQYPDMLTVPEKYLLDPTSLEFFGMGDMLSYDSLAFYNDGNYIETNADTVDLSRATNSWKVYEEVTTAFVMANMETEIGGLPLTGNFGVQAVHTDQSSDGTVATVDSGSVVKTPINAGDSYLEWLPSMNLTLEVAEDQVVRLAAARTLTRARMDKMNANVNFSYNANPTDGVNWSGGAGNPMLRPWLARQYDISYENYFADQGYFSVAMFYKDLENYIFDQQSNFNFGEVFPDVPGNPIGNVTQPQNGNGGYIRGIEATVQLDFGYFAPAMEGFGVYLSGTYNESEVKETADSEPTTLPGLSEKTFNATMYYENSGFQARVSSRYRSDFLGEVTKISLQRENVNIMAETVVDAQIGYDFSESGIDALYGLSVLLQVNNLTNEPFISYFGDDKRFVRDYQNYGRNFMLGVNYKF